The following nucleotide sequence is from Salinispirillum sp. LH 10-3-1.
GGAATCTGCGGTTTTTCGTCTTCCTGCGGTAAGTCCACCATCACGATATGGCGCATGTGCGGCATGCGACGCAACAAATAGTCGCCGGCTTTGCGGCGCTCTTGGTCGTTACCGGCCAGCAAAGTTTGTAAGGTCACGGCGAACTCTTGGGGCAGGCCTAACGAAGTGACTGGAATAGCGTCATAGCCATAGCGGCAGCTTTGTCCTGAGGCGAGGGCATAAAGCGTACCGGCAGCACCTTGCTCATCGAAGCGTGGTGAGCTGAGGCCACCGTTCAGTTGGTCTTCGCCGATGAAATACACGTCGCCCAATTTGGCGTTGGTGCTGTTCATATCTTCGCTCATCAGGCTGAACTGGTTGCGCCCGACCGGTTGGCCGTTGGCATCGGTCTGCGCGAACACGCTGGAACCCCAGTCGATCAGCTTGATGGTTTCGGTTTGTGGATCAAAAACGATATTGGACGGCTTGATGTCGCCATGCACGATGGGGCTTTCTGCACCTTCGTGTTGAAACTCGCGCAGGGCGAGCAGAACGTCGATTAACTGCGCTGCAATCTTTATCACCAAACGCGGCGACAGCTTGCCATAGCGCACTGAAAAGGCTTCGAGGTCCATGCCGCGCGCCCGTTCCATCATTAGCACCGACTGGCGTGAAATCTTGGTGTATTCGCTGACCTCGGGGATTTGCGGATGGACGACCTGGCTTTGCATCCAGGCTTCGTCTTCCAGGCGGTCTTGAATGTGTTGCGGCAGGTTGATGCGGGAGAACTTGAACACGTAGTCGGTGTCGTCGGTGGAGCGTCCACCAAACACAAACCCGTAAGCGCCCTTGCCGATGAACTCGATGTGACTGAAACCCAGCTGGCGTAACTGCGCCATACACAACTGCACCCAGTCTTTTATCTTTTGAGCGTCTTGGTGGCTCATCAGATAAATGGACTGTTCTTCGTTGATGTAGAACTGCTGCAACACCGGTTGGGTCATTAGGTTTTCGTTTGAATTTCAACGTTTGATGGTTGTGTTGGCGTAGGAGGCCAGCCCTCTGGCCGAATCTTCGCGCAGAGGGCTGCGCTCCTACGTCCTTATCTTCGCGCATGCGGTGCCCTGCGGGTGTAAAAACCCGCCCTACGGGACTACCGCAAATCCGCCATCATACTCGCGGGCTCTTCCAAATACACTTTCCACTGGTTGCAAAAACGCGCAATGGTACCGCCATCAATCACGCGGTGGTCGCCGGACCAACTGACTTGCATGATCTTGCGCGCCGTCACTGAACCATCGGCGGCGAAACGCGGCAACGACTGCACTCGCCCTAACGCCACAATGGCCACTTCGGGTTTGTTGATGATCGGCGTGGCCACCGTGCCACCCAAGGCACCGATGTTGGAGATACTGATGGTGCCCGACTTCATATCGCCGGGTGCCACGCGGCCCGCGCGGGCGGCGTCGGTTAGGCGATTCACCTCACGTGCGACGTCCTTCAATGTCAGGTTTTGTACGCCTTTCACATTGGGCACCAGAAGGCCCATTGGGGTGTCTGCCGCCATACCGATATTGATGTCGGCCAAGTACGTCAGCTCCGTACAATCGCTATTCACTCGGCTGTTCAAAACCGGGTAGTGCTGAATCGCCAGCGCCATGGCTTTCATGATGAATGGCATCATACTCAACTTGATGCCATCCGCAGCGAACGACTCTTTTAGGCGCGCGCGCAGGGCGTCCAGCTCGGTCACGTCGATTTCATCCACATAGGTGAAGTGCGGAATGGTCGAGGCTGAATCCATCATCTGCTTGGCCATGGCCGCTTTGATGCCCTTAATAGGCTCGGTGCGGTCGGTGGCCGACGGTTGCCAACTAACGGTTGAAGCAGGCTGTTTAGGATGCGGCGATGCGTCCGTCGACCCATTCACCACAGGCAAGAGGTCTTCTTTCAGCACTCGACCGTCTTTACCAGAGCCCTGCACCTGAGCCAAATCCAAGTTGTGCTCACGGGCAATGCGGCGCACCGCCGGGCTGGCGAGGGTTTTATGGCCGCGCAGCAGTGATGGCGCGGAGTTCTGGCTCGGTTCATTAGACTGAGTCGTTTGCGGTGTCGGTGCGGCTGCGGTCGGCGCTGGTTGGTCGGTTGTGCCTGCCGCGCTGTTATCACTGGCAATCTCAATTTCAAACAGCGGCTCGTGTACCTTGGCAATGTCGCCTTTCTGGCAATAAAGCTTGCTGACGGTGCCGGTGTGCATGGCGGTGATTTCCACCAACGCCTTGTCGGTCATCACGTCGGCAACAGGCTGGTCTTCCTGAATGTGTTCGCCTTCGGCCACATGCCATTCCACCAACTCGCATTCCACGATGCCTTCGCCGATGTCGGGCAGAATAAAATCAATTTTCATAGCGTTTCGTGCTCCACAAAATTCGGCTGATCAATAAGCGAGACTGGCCTTAATGGCCTCATACGTCTTCAGGTGATCGGGCATGTACTCTTTTTCCAGCGCGAGCGGGAAGGGAGTATCCATGCCGGTTACGCGCACTATGGGCGACTCCAAATAGAGGAAGCAGCTCTCTTGAATGGACGCCGCGATTTCCGCGCCAAATCCGCTGGTACGCGGCGCTTCATGGTTGATCAACAAGCGGCCGGTTTTCCTTACGGATTCGGCCACGGTGTCACGATCCCATGGCAGCAGGGTACGCAGGTCGATGATCTCGCAAGACACACCATCGTTTGCTGCCATGTCGGCCGCTTTCTCAATGGCTTCCATCTGCGCGCCCCATGCCAGCAGAGTAATGTCGGTGCCTTCGCGCACAACTTCTGCCTTGCCGAGAGGTAGCTCATAGTCGGTGTCGGGCACTTCCCCTACCGAAGCGCGATAGAGCTTTTTCGGCTCGAAAAACAACACCGGGTTGTCATCACGAATCGACGCCAACAGCAGGCCCTTAGCTTGCTCGGGGTTACGCGGCACCACCACTTTCAAGCCGGGCGTGTGCGTGAAATAGGCTTCAGGCGACTGCGAATGGTAGTGACCGCCATTGATACCACCGCCGTAAGGCGTGCGAATGGTCAAACTGCCGACATTGAATTCGTTACCGGAGCGGTAACGGAACTTCGCGGTCTCATTCACGATCTGGTCAAAAGCGGGGAAGATGTAATCCGCGAATTGGATCTCGGCAATCGCTGTCATACCTTGTGATGCCAAACCATTAGCGAAACCAATAATGCCTTGCTCGGTCAGCGGAGTATTGAAACAGCGCGCCCGCCCGTGTTTTTCCTGCAGGTGGCTGGTGGCGCGAAAAACCCCACCAAAGTGGCCCACGTCTTCGCCAAAACACACGGCTTTTTCGTCTGCACTCATCGCGGTATCGAGGGCGTTATTGATCGCCTGCAATAGATTCATCTTACTCATCGGCAAACCTCCACGATGACTTCTTGTACTGATCAGGGTATTTGCGAATGTGTGCACGCAAGGCGGCTTCTTGCTCTTGCAGGTGCCAAGGTATTTCGCTGTATACGTCAGTAAACAAGTCTTCCAGCGGTGGGGCAGGGATCTTTTCCGCCACTTTCATGGCGTCGACCACCGCTTTGCGATGGGCTTCTTTGGTGGCGGTGTCTTTTTCTTCGTCCCACCAGCCTTTTTTCATCAGGTAGTTTTTCATGCGCAGCACCGGGCATTTGGCACGCCAGGTATCCTCTTCCGATTTGCTGCGGTAACCGCTGGGGTCATCGGAGCTGGAATGCGCACCCAAACGGTAGGTCATGGCTTCAATCAACACCGGTTGGTTTTGTTCCACCGCCAGCTTGCGGGCTTCTTGCGTTGCCAACAACACGGCCAGCACGTCGTTGCCGTCGACGCGAATGGTCTTGATGCCATAGGCCGGACCACGTGGAGCGATGCCATCACCGGCGAACTGTTCATGCGCGGGTGTGGAAATGGCGTAACCGTTGTTGCGACAGAAGAAGATGGCCGGTACTTTTAATACGCCCGCCATGTTCAGTGCTGCGTGAAAATCGCCTTCCGAAGCAGCGCCTTCGCCAAAATAGCAGATCACGCAGTTCTTCTTGCCTTGCGCTTTGAACCCATAGGCATAGCCAGCAGCTTGCGGCAGCTGTGTACCCAAGGGGGAGGAAATGGTCATGTAATGCAGGTCGTGCGAGCCGTAGTGGATCGGCATCTGGCGGCCTTTGCCCAAGTCTTTCTCGTTGGAAAAGATCTGGTTCATAAACTGTTCGGGGGTGAAACCT
It contains:
- a CDS encoding thiamine pyrophosphate-dependent dehydrogenase E1 component subunit alpha — translated: MSDKRQTDARIVHKPVFIDGSDLTIPTLRVLQQDGDIYPDAKLPKINKALALKIYDTFLFVRALDERMLAAQRQGRISFYLTETGEEATDIGSAAALDQEDMIMAQYREQGALRFRGFTPEQFMNQIFSNEKDLGKGRQMPIHYGSHDLHYMTISSPLGTQLPQAAGYAYGFKAQGKKNCVICYFGEGAASEGDFHAALNMAGVLKVPAIFFCRNNGYAISTPAHEQFAGDGIAPRGPAYGIKTIRVDGNDVLAVLLATQEARKLAVEQNQPVLIEAMTYRLGAHSSSDDPSGYRSKSEEDTWRAKCPVLRMKNYLMKKGWWDEEKDTATKEAHRKAVVDAMKVAEKIPAPPLEDLFTDVYSEIPWHLQEQEAALRAHIRKYPDQYKKSSWRFADE
- a CDS encoding 2-oxo acid dehydrogenase subunit E2; this translates as MKIDFILPDIGEGIVECELVEWHVAEGEHIQEDQPVADVMTDKALVEITAMHTGTVSKLYCQKGDIAKVHEPLFEIEIASDNSAAGTTDQPAPTAAAPTPQTTQSNEPSQNSAPSLLRGHKTLASPAVRRIAREHNLDLAQVQGSGKDGRVLKEDLLPVVNGSTDASPHPKQPASTVSWQPSATDRTEPIKGIKAAMAKQMMDSASTIPHFTYVDEIDVTELDALRARLKESFAADGIKLSMMPFIMKAMALAIQHYPVLNSRVNSDCTELTYLADINIGMAADTPMGLLVPNVKGVQNLTLKDVAREVNRLTDAARAGRVAPGDMKSGTISISNIGALGGTVATPIINKPEVAIVALGRVQSLPRFAADGSVTARKIMQVSWSGDHRVIDGGTIARFCNQWKVYLEEPASMMADLR
- a CDS encoding serine/threonine protein kinase: MTQPVLQQFYINEEQSIYLMSHQDAQKIKDWVQLCMAQLRQLGFSHIEFIGKGAYGFVFGGRSTDDTDYVFKFSRINLPQHIQDRLEDEAWMQSQVVHPQIPEVSEYTKISRQSVLMMERARGMDLEAFSVRYGKLSPRLVIKIAAQLIDVLLALREFQHEGAESPIVHGDIKPSNIVFDPQTETIKLIDWGSSVFAQTDANGQPVGRNQFSLMSEDMNSTNAKLGDVYFIGEDQLNGGLSSPRFDEQGAAGTLYALASGQSCRYGYDAIPVTSLGLPQEFAVTLQTLLAGNDQERRKAGDYLLRRMPHMRHIVMVDLPQEDEKPQIPVWAFDDVPDIESVVYSSRKSFLRAGNLDHYLMAEVDDVELEKYYKNFMHGMGHTERAFLAAISRLGKYPVLGGLAVRWEGDEVFIDSSMNMHDVSLKKSFVTAVNNIVTLARAIKREGVFKCCMFNAKITQHIDRASESEPFIPPADMRIPFDVHAAPLSEDKSRNHSYFEDGQDPDEFLSLPEEIMREIALLNDIRHTGLIIFESLPTHLKIHNYYVLLDETRQQDFTEALDRIIQAVPLITGLGVSGFMKMPYKNTRKFALLDRLPDKFYPRNPRGLSAGT
- a CDS encoding alpha-ketoacid dehydrogenase subunit beta, producing MSKMNLLQAINNALDTAMSADEKAVCFGEDVGHFGGVFRATSHLQEKHGRARCFNTPLTEQGIIGFANGLASQGMTAIAEIQFADYIFPAFDQIVNETAKFRYRSGNEFNVGSLTIRTPYGGGINGGHYHSQSPEAYFTHTPGLKVVVPRNPEQAKGLLLASIRDDNPVLFFEPKKLYRASVGEVPDTDYELPLGKAEVVREGTDITLLAWGAQMEAIEKAADMAANDGVSCEIIDLRTLLPWDRDTVAESVRKTGRLLINHEAPRTSGFGAEIAASIQESCFLYLESPIVRVTGMDTPFPLALEKEYMPDHLKTYEAIKASLAY